TCCTTTTTTCCCGCCAAAATCAAGAGCAGGGTAAGCCATCCATCGATTTCTATTCCTAAATCCACATTAAGCTATTGTTACTCTTCAGATCTCTGTCAGTTCTGATCCGGAGGCCATATCCCAGTTGGTGGGTCGTGAATGCTTGCCAAAGGAATACGGCGGATCTGCCGGAACCATGCAGGATATCAGCGAAGCGATGGAGGTTAAGCTATCTAGCTACGCCCCATACTTCCAGGATTCCCAAAACTTCGGCACGGATGAGAAGTTGCGGGACATCGGAGCTCGTGTCCATCAAGATCATCGGTCATCATTTGGGGCTGTGGGCTCCTTTCGTAAACTGGAAATTGACTAAATCCACTGAAGGGGATTTAGATTTTAAGTCTATTTagattaaaaatgttatttacCAACAAATGGTTTAATCTAATCTGTGACCAAGCTTCAGGAGGTTCGCAATGCCATTTAAATTGACCGTGAATTACCCTTTAGGGTTGCTAGGCGAATATgtgaatattttgtttgtttaaaataaactataagtaaCAAGTACATTTGCAGGAACAAATCAGTTCTATTAGTCTGTTGaaatatctataaaatatCTGTTACCCTTGGGATGTCCGTCCGACTgtctaaaaaattaaaactttaaaaagtgtCCAAGtggtttttattgtttggtGCATAATGAACCAGGTATGGGTGTTTTTCAAGTTGATTGAGGTAGTCCTGGGCGCACTCTGTATGTTCATTCACATGCGTGGAGCAAGCTTGTGGCCCCAATACGTGCCACATGATGTCATATACTGCGCCGTTTTTCTTTCCTTCACGGCCCTAGCTGCCCTGGGGGCATTTCGCTTGTTAATCACTCAGAAATGTGTACTGTCCGCACAACTGATACTAACTCTGAGTGCCATGATTGCACATTACTTCTGCGGCCTATTGGTGATGCGGGACATCGTAAATAGCCCCATCCTCAAGGCCCTAAACGACACCAGTGAATACATGGACCATCCTGCTTTCGCAATATGCAAGCAGCAAAGTATCGCTGCCTTGGTCACGGGCACCATGTACCTAATGCACATGTTTCATGTCCTGGATCTGCTGATGCGCATGGAGCCCGGGGACTGGCGACGACAGGCGACGGGACTGTTCCAAATGTTCACCCTGGACGAGTTGGCAGGTCGCACCACCGGACTATTCGTCCTTTCTCAGCCGGTGGACGATTTCCTGTGTGACAGATGTGAATTCTACGACACGCTTGCCCACTCGCAGCCCATGCACTTCCGGCAAAACTACGAGGAGGAGACTCAGTTCATAAACCGCATGTGGTCCGTATTTGGAGAGGCGCGGAGGAAATTCTGTCTGACGGATACCTTCGATAATAGCGATGAAAGCTATATGTCAACGCCAACTATAACCAGCTCTGACTCCTTCGAACTACAGCTTTCCCGCGACGATTGGTCCATGGAGGACGAAGCCCTCCGATACCCAATCGACTGGCGGGGAGTTAGTGACTCCTCCAGCCTGTGGGCCCAGATCGAAGACAGAAGCAGTCAGGCTACCGCTAGCACCACCAGGTCCACCGCAGAAAGAAGCAATAATTGGGAACTTGATGACCAGAGAAAATCAGAGATCATGCTGGTTAACGAAGGAGCTACCAGAAGGAGTATCTGGGACGAGGAGGATAATTATGAAAAATCGAACATCTGGACGGTGAAGCAAAGTTCGACCAATCGGCCCTCAACCCCCGATAGCGAGTCGAGTGAAGAAAGCGACGAAGAATACTATGAGATGGAAAATGTCCAACTCGGATCAACCAAAAGAGATTCGGCATCCGAGACTGAAGCTCCGTTGGATCCTTTTGGTTTCGATAAAGATTCTCAGAATACACCGACAAATAAcccaacaaaaacacaaaaatctgCTAAGTAATAAATgtagatatttattttttaaatgtcgtataatcttaaatttctgtaatttttaaaatatgaaaatttaataaattttcaaaccaACAATTTTTGTAGCATTCTTTTGGGGTTTCCCCGTAAACGATAGTTGACATCGGACTATCGATAGtcattgacaaaaaaaaaataaacacaaacaagtaaagctttttttatgttttcatcACCTGGAGCAACAATCAaacttttaatcaaaattatcAAAATTCGAGCTCCTTTTTTGACGCCCGTTAGCCAGATTTATTCAACATGACGAGTATAGTGAGTCTCAACGAGGACTGTTTGCTGTAAGTACTTCCCTTGCCTTACTTCATAGTGCATAGGGTGATAACGTTTGAATTAGTCAAATTGTAGAGTTCCTTGATATCGAAGAACAACTGCAGTTGTGGCAGGCCACCGAGTCCACTTCCCGACTCAATTCTGTGGTTTCATATGCCTGGCAGCGCCAAAGTAAGCATTCTATTCACCGGGAAACATTCGACGATAGACCAGAACTACTCGAGGACTTTCTGCAAGCCATAAGGTCGTCAGTGGTGGAACTAACATTGAACTACTTGCCTATGTCACAACTTGAACTGTGGAGGAAACATGTATTTCCTAATATACGGGAATTGTACTACATGGGGGATGAAGACGGTGACGCAGACGTCGACTCTGAGGTCGAAATATTGCTGCACTGTTTTCCCCTGGTGGAATCCATTGGTCTGGGCGGAAATTGCTCTGGTCGGTACATCGACCAATTTAGAAATCTACGGCGACTGGACCTTCAACTGTGCTGGTTCTTGAGCACACAGTGCTTTGAGAATATCTGCAGAAACCTTTCGTTGCAGTCCCTGAACATTCAGTGGCGGCGGGCCGATGAGGACGCCTATGTACGAGCCATCTCTACCTTACACGACCTGGAGGAACTCGAACTGGAGATTGTCCATTTGGCACCGGAAAATATCCCCCAGCTTATAAACCTGccaaaattaagaaaacttCGCATTCACAACTTTGATCAGTTGGACGATCTATTGTCGGAAATTGGCCGGTTGCGGGGACAGGATGTGGTGGCAGCCACATGCAAAGACAGCATTTGGACCCGTACTCCCGGCGTACTGGCTAAACTGCACAACCTCCGTTCCCTGACGATTATCGACGACGAGGGTTGTTGTGCCATTGACTTTAGCATTATAGTCAACTGTTTTCCCCGTTTGGAACAAATACATCTGGAAAACTCTCGGATCTGGCCAAATGCAGATGGTATATGGGATGTTGTGGATGCATGTCCCCATCTAACAGATTTTACGATATCCAACATGGTTCTATACGAAGAATTCTTTGCGTTCAGTGCGTCTACAATGAATCGTATTTTAGATCGGCGGGAGAAGACCCTGGTAAtgcatttaaatgaaaacgaaatggAGTCTTTGGTGAGTCTTTCGATAAAAATTAACACtcttataacattttttatgatctatccttttttttcagatttgcGAGCGCTTTGTGCATCCAAAACTGAAACTTTCCTTTGAGCCGACAAGTGATGCTAGTTCATCAGTACCTGAAGAATGGATGGAGTTGGAATTGCTACCCAAGCTTTCGTGATATAGAATAAGGCTTCGTTTTTTTCCACTGACCCTAATTATACGTAGTTTTTACGTAGTTTTGAAGGCTACTTTCTCTTTAAAATGTCCGCCAAATAAAGAGGCTGATATTACACACTTATCTTATcatttatgtttaaaattattcCGCCAAGAGTGTGATTATGAAATGGGAATATTTAATCGGAAAATAACTGAAtcagattttaaataaaaatctcaaatataaatcatcctacaaaaaaataaaatataaaaatcattaTATCAGGAATTAAAgccttaattttttaatggaacgtaaaaaacaaacaaattttccGATAACATAAGTACTCGAGAGAATGTACAATAATGATTTGAAATGAAAACGATTCGCTTGATTTTTTCCACAAGGTTTAATTTCTGTTATTTTCGTGGACATCATTCACCAGTGAGGAGTCAGACAAGATTTCTTAGTTGGGGGATGTTGATGGGGTTTCCTGAAGTCCCTGTTAATGGGATGGGATCGCTTTGAGAAGGCGCCCGCCGTCCGTTCGATAATTGAttgattaataaatatatttgaactAGTTTTGAGTCTAATATACTTGGTAGGACTTGGTTGTGTGGAAGAACACTTCTCTCACACCTCGCTGTATGGCCGCGATCCGGCGGTGCGACCAGAAGAGACTGGCGGCGGACTTGGTGGCGGGCTAAAGTCCGTCTCCGTGTCGTTGTAGTTGTAGCGACTATCTGACGGGGATAGCGAACGATATGTACGGGGCGAGTGCGTATAGGAGTCGCGACGACCACGCCCCCAGCTGCCGCTGTGCCGGCGACGACGATCCATTCCCCGGTCGTCCTCTTCATCGTCGTCGTAGTCATCATAATCGCTGTAGTCAGAATACCGATCGCGATCCCGATCTCGAGGTGGAGGTGACCTCATGCGCCCTAGGGGCGGAGGGCGTGCTCCTCCTGCCGCTGTGGGGGGCAGGAATGGCGGCGGCAAGCCCATGAATGGAGAGAATGGCGCCGCCAGGAATGGCAGTGGATTTGGCATGTTTAGCAGCGGTGATCccggcagtggcagcggcgATGGAGCCGTTTTCAGTTCTGCCCCTAGCATCGACGCCCCGTTGGCATCCACAGAGGCTATATCCGCTGCGCCGCCTCCGCTGGCCATGGTGGTCAGTTTTCGCCGCAGCCCGGCGGCTTCAGCCAGCGCTTCTTCACACCGGCGTTCCGACTGACGAGCCGCCAGCCATGACTCATGTGCTCGGTTTTCGAGCGTTCCCATCTGTGCTTTGTGCGAAGCTATCTGAGCCTCGATCTCAGCACGCAGCTCATCATTCTGAGATCTGCAAGATATATTCATCAATGATAACGTCCCTATATAAAGAATAATATTAACTTACTTGAGTGTTTGAATTTCGTTCTTCATCAAGGTCTGCGTTTCCACCGTGCTGGCGTTTTCACCTTGATGTTGCAACCACTTGGTCTCCTGTAGGCTAAGTTCCCTAAAATCCAAATGGGATCCTTATTAGAaactattaaatataattttcccgaAAACATACTTCTTAAGCTCGTTCTCCTTTTCCCTAAAGTAGCCGGAAAGAACCTCAAGACGTGTCTGGGCCTCCAGCTTGTCACGCTCCGATTGGTTAAAGTCCTGTTTGAGCTGCTCTATTTCTGTGGAGGATTGTTGCAGCTGGCTCTCCAAACGCTGCTTGATGGAGACCTCTTGCTCCAGCTTCGACTGCAGATCTATGAACTTTTTGTGGGACGCATTTAGCTCACCACGTGTCTTGGCCGACGTGATCAGGTCTTGGATATTTAAGTTTCCGTCTTTCTTTAGAGCCTTGAGACAGTCTTCAAGCGCCTCGATCTTGGCATGACTGGTCTGCAGTTCACCGTGCTCTCGCTCCCATTTGGAAGTCAGCTCCAGAATCTGGTTCTGAAGGCGCTGCATTTCAAAGTTGCGGGTCTCAAGAGCCTTGGCTAGTTCTAGTTCCATCTCCGATTGGATTTCCTCTAATCGCGTCTGCAACTTTGACTTTTCCATCTCCAGTTCGTAATTATCTTCCTGTAAGGATTTTAGCTCGCTGGTTAGGCGCGCTTTGGCTTCCGTAAAGGAATATTGAAGTTCGCTATTTTCTCGGCTCTTCTCCGCCAAGCTTGAGTTGATTTCAATTATAATCTCTGTGAAGTAAAATGATAAAGGTGGTTTTGCCAAATCGAAGTACTCTTTCTCTACTTACTCTCTTGTTCGTTCAACTGCCTCTGCAGCTCATCGACGGTACTCATGAAGGCCTCATCACCATTCTGACTGGCCAATACCTCTGATAGCATTTTATTCAGTTCAAGACCAGCTTCGGCAGCATTATCAAGATCCTGAAATGGACAAGTTTCTCATAAAGTTATCACTTCTTTTATTTAACAACGATTTCAACATACCCTCTCTAGTGAGACGACCTGCTCCTGCAACTTTGCCTTCTCGTAAAGCTCTGTCTCTAGCTGCTTCTTTAAATCATTCACCATGTCATTGGAGCCAAAGGAGTTATCCTCGATGCTGGCCAGTTTGGTGCGCGTCGTCATTAGGTCGTGCTTGATGATGGAGTTCTCCTTGTGGGAAGCAAGCAAGCTGCGCTCCAGATGGTTCAGCTTCGATAGCAGCTCTCCCTCCTGGCTGCTGTTGCAGAAACAGTAGTAGACAAAGATGAAGAAGAGCGAGGAGGCCGCCGCAATGACCACACACAGTAAAAGTAGAGTGTGTTCCACCAGATTACCAGCCACGACCTCTATGAAATTATCTATGGATATGGTTCGATGACAATCCTGCGGTTGAAAACGGGCACAGTACCCCTCCTCATTATTTGGAATGGAGCCTGAAAATTATTGTATGAATTATAACATAGGCCTCATAAATTGCGAAATAAACGTTACCTTGTGAAGGTTTTTTTAGGGATCCCCCACCACCCTGACCGGGATAAAGAATCCTGTGGAGCTCGTCACTACTATCCAGAGGAGCCTGTGGCTCTTTTCCAATGAAATTATTAACAGTATCGACAATGGTGGCAAAGAGGCCGAGGTTTAAGCCGTCCTCCTTTATTGGCACCTCCGGAGTAGGACTTGAGGTTGCAGGCAAAGCTACGGGCTCGACGGTTCCGACACCCGGACGTTCTGAAGGAATGTCTGGTAATGGTGTGGCATCTTCGTAGACTGCTTCATAAGCCGAATCTGTAAATGTTGTAGGAGTGGTTTGTTCTTCACTTGCTGGATAGTGAGAGGCATGATGATGCTGAGTTGTCTGTTCCGGTTGTTGCTTGGTGTTGAGTACTTCTGCGGACTTTCCATTCTCGATCTCATTGTCAGCAGGATTGTATGGCGGTTGCTTTTCTTCGTGTTGATGATGttcatgttgctgctgttgatgcTCATGTTGCTTCTCTTCATGCTGATGATGctcatgttgctgctgctgctgctggtgctcttGCTGCTGGTGTTGATGATCATGTTGCTGCTTAtcttgctgttgctgttccaGTAGCTGTGCCTCttgctgcttttgcttttcATCACGCAACTGCTTctcttgctgttgctgctcttGCAATTTCTTATAATAGTCATTCGGGTTATCAAAGTTACTTTTTTCGAAAAGAGGAGGCAAAGTGCCCAACGGAGCTTCTCCAGTAGGAACTTCTGTAGAGGTAGCCAATGTTTCTGGTTTATCTTCATTTTTCACCACAGGTTGGACAATATTGGAGTCAACAGTCAAGTCTAGCTTTTCAGTTTCTGGTTCGGTTCGAACCTCTGCTGAGAGAGGAactatttcttctttttcgtttttctcAGGCTGTTCAGAATCTGTCTCAGTGGCTTCAGTAGGTTTTGGTACTTCACTACTTACAGTTTCAGTAGAGTGCACTTCTGAAACAATTTCTGGCACCTCAGTGGAATTTACGATTTCCGCTGGTACCACATTTGGAGAACCGGTCTCGTCTTTCTTATCAAAAATAGTAGGCAGCTCAGGTTTTACATTTTCCTCGATGGGCTTCTCTTCCACCTGCTCCTCCTCCAATTTCTGCTTTGCATTCTCCAGGTTATCAGTCTGCTCCGTAGCGTTCAGTTTCGGGTCGATCGGTTCACTAACATTAATTGCTTTTTTATCGATCAGTTTCTCGTTTAACGATTCGTTATCATTGCTATCTGCGTTTACATCATCATCGTTCGCTTCTTCGTTTTCGTCTTCCTCGTCCTCCTCGTAATCGAAATCGTCGTCTTCAAGTTCAGCGTTGATAGCTGCAGGTAGTTGAGATGACTCCTCAGTTCCGGTTGCAGGCACTTTAACCTCTTCTTTATCCGCAGGAGCTTCAAGTTTTGGGGCTTCAGTAGCCTCAGGGGTTTCTTTGGTATCAATAACCACGGCTGCGGCTTCCTGCGGCTCTTTCGTTTCAACAGCTGCTGAGGCCGCTTCTAATTTCGATGCTTCAACGGGAGTAGGGATACTCTCGGTTACTGCCGGTGTGACTTCCAACGGCAGCTCGGTACCATCCACAAGTTGTACTTGGGCCTGGGTAGTTGCCGTTGGACTGGGTGCCTGCTGATTAACGGAAGATCCTTGATCCACCACAATGGATTCCACTTTAACATCCAGGGGTGATGTGGTAGTCGTAAGCAATTCATCCACTAGCTCGGAGGCGTTAAGAACGGGCTGCAAAGGATCCGCTACTATACTCGGCTTCTCCACCGGCACAGGACTTCCAGGAACCACTACCGGCTCCGCAACTATACTCGGCACCGCTTCGGGCGTAGGGCTTCCAGGACCAACAACTGGCAGTTCgtacaataaattcttgtccGGCACTATCACCTTCTTTTCCATAATGAAATCCTTATTCGCATATCCGCGACGTCCACCAATTTCGACTCCCCATAGCTTCATGTTGGATCCGGCGCTCTTGGAGAGGACACGAATGGGGGCGTTGATTTTAAACGGGATCAACCCTTCACCGCCGGACAAATAGCTGATTTTTGCAATGCCCGTTGAGATAATTTCTACAGACCAATAAACATCATAAACGTCAATTAGTTATGCAATTAGAGTATAGGTTTGAAACAAAGAA
This region of Drosophila bipectinata strain 14024-0381.07 chromosome 2L, DbipHiC1v2, whole genome shotgun sequence genomic DNA includes:
- the LOC122322047 gene encoding uncharacterized protein, which produces MNQVWVFFKLIEVVLGALCMFIHMRGASLWPQYVPHDVIYCAVFLSFTALAALGAFRLLITQKCVLSAQLILTLSAMIAHYFCGLLVMRDIVNSPILKALNDTSEYMDHPAFAICKQQSIAALVTGTMYLMHMFHVLDLLMRMEPGDWRRQATGLFQMFTLDELAGRTTGLFVLSQPVDDFLCDRCEFYDTLAHSQPMHFRQNYEEETQFINRMWSVFGEARRKFCLTDTFDNSDESYMSTPTITSSDSFELQLSRDDWSMEDEALRYPIDWRGVSDSSSLWAQIEDRSSQATASTTRSTAERSNNWELDDQRKSEIMLVNEGATRRSIWDEEDNYEKSNIWTVKQSSTNRPSTPDSESSEESDEEYYEMENVQLGSTKRDSASETEAPLDPFGFDKDSQNTPTNNPTKTQKSAK
- the LOC108124550 gene encoding uncharacterized protein, with amino-acid sequence MTSIVSLNEDCLLQIVEFLDIEEQLQLWQATESTSRLNSVVSYAWQRQSKHSIHRETFDDRPELLEDFLQAIRSSVVELTLNYLPMSQLELWRKHVFPNIRELYYMGDEDGDADVDSEVEILLHCFPLVESIGLGGNCSGRYIDQFRNLRRLDLQLCWFLSTQCFENICRNLSLQSLNIQWRRADEDAYVRAISTLHDLEELELEIVHLAPENIPQLINLPKLRKLRIHNFDQLDDLLSEIGRLRGQDVVAATCKDSIWTRTPGVLAKLHNLRSLTIIDDEGCCAIDFSIIVNCFPRLEQIHLENSRIWPNADGIWDVVDACPHLTDFTISNMVLYEEFFAFSASTMNRILDRREKTLVMHLNENEMESLICERFVHPKLKLSFEPTSDASSSVPEEWMELELLPKLS
- the Tango1 gene encoding transport and Golgi organization protein 1; the protein is MRLGNEKAKMQPLLSDLLLLSALAICCLPSLTWASSGVLSDKRLCADPKCEQIISTGIAKISYLSGGEGLIPFKINAPIRVLSKSAGSNMKLWGVEIGGRRGYANKDFIMEKKVIVPDKNLLYELPVVGPGSPTPEAVPSIVAEPVVVPGSPVPVEKPSIVADPLQPVLNASELVDELLTTTTSPLDVKVESIVVDQGSSVNQQAPSPTATTQAQVQLVDGTELPLEVTPAVTESIPTPVEASKLEAASAAVETKEPQEAAAVVIDTKETPEATEAPKLEAPADKEEVKVPATGTEESSQLPAAINAELEDDDFDYEEDEEDENEEANDDDVNADSNDNESLNEKLIDKKAINVSEPIDPKLNATEQTDNLENAKQKLEEEQVEEKPIEENVKPELPTIFDKKDETGSPNVVPAEIVNSTEVPEIVSEVHSTETVSSEVPKPTEATETDSEQPEKNEKEEIVPLSAEVRTEPETEKLDLTVDSNIVQPVVKNEDKPETLATSTEVPTGEAPLGTLPPLFEKSNFDNPNDYYKKLQEQQQQEKQLRDEKQKQQEAQLLEQQQQDKQQHDHQHQQQEHQQQQQQHEHHQHEEKQHEHQQQQHEHHQHEEKQPPYNPADNEIENGKSAEVLNTKQQPEQTTQHHHASHYPASEEQTTPTTFTDSAYEAVYEDATPLPDIPSERPGVGTVEPVALPATSSPTPEVPIKEDGLNLGLFATIVDTVNNFIGKEPQAPLDSSDELHRILYPGQGGGGSLKKPSQGSIPNNEEGYCARFQPQDCHRTISIDNFIEVVAGNLVEHTLLLLCVVIAAASSLFFIFVYYCFCNSSQEGELLSKLNHLERSLLASHKENSIIKHDLMTTRTKLASIEDNSFGSNDMVNDLKKQLETELYEKAKLQEQVVSLERDLDNAAEAGLELNKMLSEVLASQNGDEAFMSTVDELQRQLNEQEKIIIEINSSLAEKSRENSELQYSFTEAKARLTSELKSLQEDNYELEMEKSKLQTRLEEIQSEMELELAKALETRNFEMQRLQNQILELTSKWEREHGELQTSHAKIEALEDCLKALKKDGNLNIQDLITSAKTRGELNASHKKFIDLQSKLEQEVSIKQRLESQLQQSSTEIEQLKQDFNQSERDKLEAQTRLEVLSGYFREKENELKKELSLQETKWLQHQGENASTVETQTLMKNEIQTLKSQNDELRAEIEAQIASHKAQMGTLENRAHESWLAARQSERRCEEALAEAAGLRRKLTTMASGGGAADIASVDANGASMLGAELKTAPSPLPLPGSPLLNMPNPLPFLAAPFSPFMGLPPPFLPPTAAGGARPPPLGRMRSPPPRDRDRDRYSDYSDYDDYDDDEEDDRGMDRRRRHSGSWGRGRRDSYTHSPRTYRSLSPSDSRYNYNDTETDFSPPPSPPPVSSGRTAGSRPYSEV